From a region of the Corallococcus coralloides DSM 2259 genome:
- a CDS encoding STAS/SEC14 domain-containing protein: MTASSEHGGPAALDAPDVVGAFKGRTLGVAMVGSVLVIAHNALPPAQDEWVHYCDLVGQNITTMSAQLVVAEGHGPNAAQRQQALDQGAKVKGAVIPPTAVLTRSPLVRGIVTLFNWFTPKAMRAFPPEDLEAAARHLKMSNAELQRLVDIAHALRPQEA, from the coding sequence ATGACTGCTTCTTCCGAGCACGGAGGCCCGGCGGCGCTCGACGCACCGGATGTCGTGGGCGCCTTCAAGGGCCGCACGCTGGGCGTGGCCATGGTGGGCAGTGTGCTGGTCATTGCGCACAACGCACTGCCGCCCGCGCAGGACGAGTGGGTCCACTACTGCGATCTCGTCGGCCAGAACATCACCACCATGAGCGCACAGCTCGTGGTGGCGGAGGGGCATGGCCCGAACGCCGCCCAGCGCCAGCAGGCGCTCGACCAGGGCGCAAAGGTGAAGGGCGCCGTCATTCCGCCCACGGCCGTGCTCACCCGCTCGCCGCTGGTGCGCGGCATCGTCACCCTCTTCAACTGGTTCACCCCCAAGGCCATGCGCGCCTTCCCTCCGGAGGACCTGGAGGCCGCGGCCCGGCACCTGAAGATGAGCAACGCCGAACTCCAGCGCCTCGTGGACATCGCCCATGCGCTGAGGCCTCAGGAGGCGTGA
- a CDS encoding serine/threonine-protein kinase translates to MSSPRYQSLGPLLAGEGSRAFLGLSLEEGATPRPVVLIWAPPEIAQNPELVARLERETNRAIVFEHPNILRVHGLEKLDGGLARVTEFADGEPLRRVLEANPRMSPAFAALVVADAAMGLHYAHVAGNDDGSPLVHGDIRPETLMVSFSGYTKVTGYGALSVAPRERGGKRVKNRRAYTSPEQLLGGREAVNVQSDVFLLGLTLHECLTGKMPFKESADPDKAVLNRALPPMPADVPLKLDAVVRRATTKRALERYPSALAFREALVDAIGKLPTHEEFAEHLAKLFPPESDARAARRATIEKGIAEALAKAGMPAPQIAELIANGAGLAEPVKSKVPEFSSAESPKPAPVQPVVAAPQAPASTPAPATQASTPVQAASSAAAHGSQASTPAQSTSSAPVAASAQPSVASPPSAVTAHAGATAQTVTPSPAPTASTETRPTGPIFGGAASPAAQTVAAQKPSRSWVPYVVGGLVLTLGAGAVIVQRQLQGTMTVETFDAGLPIVVAEPFDAGIEDAGVDAGVDAGPTMGILDLTVEPRVEVTLNNALLGRTPLSASLPPGKHLLTFTNGALGISVSRTVTVAPTGRSAYQFFLNKAFINVRGPAGANVSVDGKPVGTVPVEELDVFEGYHRLNVTVGPSHWQKTFTIEPGQRVNFDVDFQEPQEAAEE, encoded by the coding sequence ATGAGTTCGCCTCGCTATCAGTCACTCGGCCCCCTCCTTGCCGGAGAGGGCTCGCGTGCCTTCCTCGGACTGTCGCTGGAGGAAGGCGCCACGCCCCGCCCCGTGGTGCTCATCTGGGCACCGCCTGAAATCGCGCAGAACCCGGAGCTGGTGGCGCGCCTGGAGCGCGAGACGAACCGCGCCATCGTCTTCGAGCACCCGAACATCCTGCGCGTGCACGGCCTGGAGAAGCTGGACGGGGGTTTGGCGCGAGTCACCGAGTTCGCGGACGGCGAGCCGCTGCGGCGCGTGCTGGAAGCGAACCCGCGCATGTCGCCCGCGTTCGCGGCGCTGGTGGTGGCGGACGCGGCCATGGGCCTGCACTACGCGCACGTGGCGGGCAACGACGACGGTTCGCCGCTGGTGCACGGAGACATCCGGCCCGAGACGCTGATGGTGTCCTTCAGCGGCTACACGAAGGTGACGGGCTACGGCGCGCTGTCCGTGGCGCCGCGCGAGCGCGGTGGCAAGCGCGTGAAGAACCGCCGCGCGTACACGTCCCCGGAGCAGCTCTTGGGCGGACGTGAAGCCGTGAACGTGCAGTCGGACGTGTTCCTGCTGGGCCTCACGCTGCACGAGTGCCTCACGGGGAAGATGCCGTTCAAGGAGTCGGCGGATCCGGACAAGGCGGTGCTCAACCGCGCCCTGCCCCCGATGCCCGCGGACGTGCCGCTGAAGCTGGATGCCGTCGTGCGCCGTGCGACGACGAAGCGGGCGCTGGAGCGCTATCCGTCGGCGCTCGCGTTCCGCGAGGCGCTGGTGGATGCGATTGGCAAGCTGCCGACGCACGAGGAGTTCGCGGAGCACCTGGCGAAGCTGTTCCCGCCGGAGAGCGACGCGAGAGCGGCGCGCCGGGCGACGATTGAGAAGGGCATCGCGGAGGCACTGGCGAAGGCGGGCATGCCGGCACCGCAGATCGCGGAGCTCATCGCGAACGGCGCGGGGCTCGCGGAGCCCGTGAAGAGCAAGGTGCCGGAGTTCTCCTCGGCGGAGAGCCCCAAGCCGGCGCCCGTGCAGCCCGTGGTCGCCGCGCCGCAGGCTCCTGCCTCCACGCCAGCCCCGGCGACGCAGGCATCCACGCCCGTGCAGGCCGCGTCCTCCGCAGCCGCGCACGGCTCGCAGGCTTCGACGCCCGCGCAGAGCACGTCGTCCGCTCCGGTCGCGGCGTCAGCGCAGCCCTCGGTTGCGAGCCCCCCGAGCGCCGTTACGGCACATGCTGGCGCCACGGCCCAGACGGTGACGCCCTCCCCTGCTCCGACTGCATCCACGGAGACGCGGCCTACGGGTCCCATCTTCGGTGGCGCGGCGAGCCCCGCGGCGCAGACGGTGGCCGCGCAGAAGCCTTCACGCTCCTGGGTGCCGTACGTGGTGGGCGGGCTCGTGCTGACGCTCGGCGCGGGCGCGGTGATCGTCCAGCGCCAGCTCCAGGGCACGATGACGGTGGAGACCTTCGACGCGGGCCTGCCCATCGTCGTGGCCGAGCCCTTCGACGCGGGCATCGAGGACGCGGGCGTGGACGCCGGTGTGGACGCGGGCCCGACGATGGGCATCCTGGACCTCACCGTGGAGCCGCGCGTGGAGGTCACGCTCAACAACGCGCTGCTGGGCCGCACGCCGCTCTCCGCGTCGCTGCCGCCGGGCAAGCACCTGCTCACCTTCACCAACGGCGCGCTCGGCATCTCCGTGTCGCGCACCGTGACGGTGGCCCCCACGGGCCGCTCCGCGTACCAGTTCTTCCTCAACAAGGCCTTCATCAACGTGCGCGGCCCGGCCGGAGCCAACGTCTCCGTGGACGGCAAGCCCGTGGGCACGGTCCCCGTGGAGGAGCTGGACGTCTTCGAGGGCTACCACCGCCTCAACGTCACCGTGGGCCCGTCGCACTGGCAGAAGACCTTCACCATCGAGCCTGGCCAGCGCGTCAACTTCGACGTGGACTTCCAGGAGCCCCAGGAGGCCGCGGAGGAGTAG
- a CDS encoding right-handed parallel beta-helix repeat-containing protein, which translates to MQQTRGFVVALAMTTLLTGASAAKAGGSVQFDADTQVAFNLGGATVHCGDTLTQHTKLTRDLNCPGSDPFALRLDGEDIVLDLGGFTVRRTGPVNEDSQGIVVVNGRMIRNGTVQGFGRGIITAVPVTVANLRLHKLALLDNGVAVFSQSSTNFLITECRLSGNGAGLNSEFDASTGVFDVRSSVFTHNGTAMFAGFHFIDVRDSTFTSNELVGFCFGGAFRFRTSTLAGNTSVAAMRVDLGGPFTCGEMRFENSLIANNTAFATPTDPVWETNSFAMIDTLAVNNATALPVAALRVYVDGNTFFDNTGGGLILSDLPASTPVPLVGIVRGNQFLSNDGDGLRVLPPSTPTVLNNVALGNTGFGIYAPTAFDGGGNVARDNDAGDCVGIICAPF; encoded by the coding sequence ATGCAACAGACACGCGGATTCGTCGTCGCCTTGGCCATGACCACCTTGCTCACGGGGGCGTCCGCCGCCAAGGCCGGTGGGTCGGTGCAGTTCGATGCGGATACCCAGGTTGCATTCAACCTCGGTGGGGCCACCGTCCATTGCGGTGACACCCTCACCCAGCACACGAAACTCACCCGCGATCTCAACTGTCCGGGCTCGGACCCCTTCGCGCTCCGGCTCGATGGCGAAGACATCGTCCTGGACCTCGGCGGCTTCACCGTGCGCCGCACCGGTCCGGTGAATGAGGACTCGCAGGGCATCGTGGTCGTCAACGGCAGGATGATCCGCAACGGCACGGTTCAAGGCTTCGGCAGGGGAATCATCACCGCCGTTCCCGTGACCGTGGCGAACCTCCGCCTGCACAAGCTCGCGCTCCTCGACAACGGCGTCGCTGTCTTCAGCCAATCCTCGACGAACTTCCTCATCACGGAGTGCCGCCTGAGCGGGAACGGCGCCGGGCTGAACAGTGAGTTCGATGCATCCACCGGTGTCTTCGACGTGCGATCCTCGGTGTTCACCCACAATGGGACCGCGATGTTCGCGGGTTTCCATTTCATCGACGTGCGCGACTCCACCTTCACGTCGAACGAGCTTGTCGGCTTCTGCTTCGGTGGCGCCTTCCGCTTCAGGACGAGCACGCTCGCGGGGAACACCTCCGTGGCCGCGATGCGGGTCGACCTGGGTGGCCCGTTCACCTGCGGCGAGATGCGGTTCGAGAACTCGCTCATCGCGAACAACACCGCGTTCGCGACCCCGACCGACCCGGTCTGGGAGACGAACAGTTTCGCGATGATCGACACGCTGGCCGTCAACAATGCCACGGCTCTCCCGGTCGCGGCCCTGAGGGTCTACGTCGACGGCAATACCTTCTTTGACAACACGGGCGGCGGCCTGATCCTGTCCGACCTCCCGGCATCCACTCCCGTCCCGCTCGTGGGCATCGTCCGCGGCAACCAATTCCTGAGCAATGACGGTGATGGCCTCCGGGTCCTGCCGCCCAGCACTCCCACGGTGCTCAACAACGTCGCCCTGGGCAACACGGGCTTCGGCATCTACGCACCCACCGCCTTCGACGGGGGAGGGAACGTCGCGCGAGACAATGACGCGGGCGACTGCGTGGGCATCATCTGCGCCCCCTTCTGA
- a CDS encoding YccF domain-containing protein, whose product MNLLLNLVWIIFGGGLVLCLEYLLGGLVLCLTLVGIPFGVQCFKMAGLALMPFGKDIEDLPSAGAMSFGLNIVWALFAGIWIFLTNVVIGVSLALTIIGIPFALQHLKLGMVAFAPFGKRIRG is encoded by the coding sequence ATGAACCTGCTTCTGAACCTGGTGTGGATCATCTTCGGCGGAGGGCTGGTGCTCTGCCTCGAGTACCTGTTGGGTGGACTGGTGCTCTGCCTCACCCTCGTCGGCATCCCGTTCGGCGTGCAGTGCTTCAAGATGGCCGGTCTCGCGCTGATGCCCTTCGGCAAGGACATTGAGGATCTTCCCAGCGCAGGCGCGATGAGCTTCGGGCTCAACATCGTCTGGGCACTCTTCGCTGGGATCTGGATCTTCCTCACCAACGTCGTCATCGGAGTCAGCCTGGCGCTGACGATCATCGGCATTCCGTTCGCGCTGCAGCACCTCAAGCTCGGAATGGTCGCGTTTGCTCCATTCGGCAAGCGCATTCGCGGCTGA